In Chloroflexota bacterium, one genomic interval encodes:
- the dtd gene encoding D-aminoacyl-tRNA deacylase produces MRAVVQRVSEASVEVDSQIVGEINQGFVVLLGVTHDDSEEQAAWLARKIAGLRVFEDEAGKFNLSLDDVRGSVLLVSQFTLFGDARKGRRPSFTDAARPEQAEPLIESFGRHLSDQGVPVQTGIFGAMMAVHLVNDGPVTLWLDTADLMNRPRR; encoded by the coding sequence AAGTGAAGCATCCGTAGAAGTAGACAGCCAGATAGTCGGCGAGATCAACCAGGGTTTCGTCGTCCTGCTAGGGGTTACTCACGACGACAGTGAGGAACAAGCTGCATGGTTAGCCCGAAAGATCGCGGGCCTGCGGGTGTTCGAGGATGAGGCGGGCAAGTTTAATCTCTCCCTCGATGATGTGCGCGGATCGGTTCTGCTGGTGAGCCAGTTTACCCTTTTCGGAGATGCCAGAAAGGGGCGTCGGCCCAGCTTCACCGATGCGGCCCGGCCGGAGCAGGCCGAGCCGTTGATCGAAAGTTTCGGCAGGCATTTGAGCGATCAAGGTGTCCCGGTGCAAACAGGTATTTTTGGAGCTATGATGGCTGTGCATCTTGTCAATGATGGGCCTGTGACCCTTTGGTTGGATACTGCGGACCTGATGAACAGGCCCCGAAGATGA